Genomic segment of Streptomyces sp. NBC_01210:
CAGGTCACCTCAACCCCGAAGAGGTGTGAATCATGACATCCAGACGAAGAAGCAAGAAGCGCCTTGCGCTTGTGAGCATCGCCGCCATCGGTGCGGCGGTCCTGACGCCGGTGCTGGTCACGCATGCGTCGGCCGCCAGCGAATTCTGTGTGTCGGGAACCCTGAAGTACACGCACGTGGACGCGGAGGCCGGTGGACGCTCGACCACCAATCCTGCTCGAGGCTCCGAGTGGGAGCTGTGGGGCAACGACGGCTCCGACAAGAAGCTGACCAGCGGCACCATCGCCGACAACGGTTCCTTCAATGCCTGTCATAGGCCCGCGCGAGGCAGTTCGCTCACGAAGGTGCGGGTGCAGTTTTTCGCGAGGGGCAATGGCGCGAACGTCGTCACCGACGTTGGCCCGTACGCGACGGGCTATTCGTTTGAAACAAGATCCGCATCGGCCATCACCAGGGACCTGGGCGACGTGATGGTGCCCTCGGCGGGTGCCTGGAAGATCGTGGACACGTTCAAGGAGCTGTCAAGTAAAACTGCCAAGGCGAACGGCACGAAGTACGTATGGCCAACGGCCATTGCCCAAGCCCCATTCTTCGACACGATCAATACGTACGCTGTGTTCCTCAAGGAGGACGACACAAGATCCAAGCATCTCATCCTGCACGAGGCCGGCCACTCCCTGCAGTACAAGGCGCAGGGGAAGTGGTGGGACAGCTCCAAAAACTTGTGCCCCAAAGGCCACAGATTCGGGGAGGTCCTGTCGCCGGAGTGCGCATTCACCGAAGGGTTCGGGGACGCCGTCGCCGCCCACGCCCTCGGCGACGCGAAGTACGTGCATCCGTCTGGCACAGTTGTGTCCCTGCGGCCTCCGTCCGCCGGGAGTAATTGGACGACGCAGGATGACGTGGCAGGCGCCCTGGTGGCGAGGTGGAACACCGACGGCAAGTTCAGGAGCGACCTGAATGCCTTCTCGGGCCAACTGGTCGACACCTACGCCCAGTTCTTTTCCCTCGCCGGTGGCGCACCCCGACCGTAAGCGACGGCACCGCCAGCGACGTGGCGGCACTCGGCATGAACTGCAAGCGCAGCGGGCTGTCCGAGTCCAACGTCGAATGGACCAAGTACATGTACATCTACATTCCCGCAGGCCACCGCTCAGCTCACGATCAGCGTCAGTGGAGGCAGTGGCGACGCCGACCTCTACTACAACAGCCAGACCTGGGCGACCAATACCCGCTTCGCACAAAAGAGTGCCGACTCCGGCAACAGCATACCTGACCATCACCAACCCCCTCTCCGGTTTCAACGGCATCAGCCTGTACGCTAAGTCTTCGTTCAGCGGCGTCACCGTCACCGCTCAGAAGCCGTATTTCCATCGATCATGAGGACGGTTCTGATCGAACGGGACGCCCGGTCGGGTGATCTTGGCTGGGTGGGCGCATGAAGGCAGGACCTCCGGTGCAGCACGAGGGTTGCGATGCCAACTCGTGAGCCTGGAGGTCCTGTTGATGCAGTGGTACGCGGTTTCGTCCTTCGGGTTCAACTCGGTGCCGTCGGTGTGCGATTGCCTTGCTCACCGGTTCGGGAACGCAGCCGACCGGCCGGAGCGGGTACGGCGGTACCCGTCGGACATGACCGACGCCCAGTGGGCAGTGATCCGGGACGCGCTGCCAGTGCCGGCCTGGCTGGAGGGCCGGGGCGGTCAGCCGGAGGGCTACTGTCACCGGCAGATGCTGGACGCGGTCTTCTACGTCACCGACAACGGCGTCAAGTGGCGCTCCGTTCCTGCCGACTTCCCCGCCTGGGACCGCGTCTATGCCTTTTTCCGCAGGTGGCGCAAGAACGGCCTCGTCAAGGAGATAGACCCTGCGACCGGAACCCTGGCCGCTTCGGCCTCCGGCACCGGGTCCTGCACCCCGGGAGCGGGTGCGTCCGCGGCATCGTCGCCAGCGGCCATGGCCTCGGCCAACTCCGCCCGAGCGATCACCCGGCGCTCCAACACCATCTCAGCCGCACCGAATTCGGCCAAAACCCGGTCTGCCTCCGCCTGCAACTCCTCCACGCGCACCCGGGCGACCGCCTCCCCGCTCTTCCAGCAAACCCATCACCGACGCCACCGGCGCCTCCGCATCGTCGAGACCGAACAGGACGTCCGGACCCTCCCACGCCGACACCGGAACCATGCCTGTACAGCGGAAACTCACCGATCACGTCCGGAATGACAACGGCTTCTGACACAGAAGGGGCGCAGGCCCTGACCGGGGCCGCTGGCCTTGATCCTGACCGGGGCCGCTGGCCTTGATGTTGAACAGGTAGCGGCCCAGGATGTCCTTATCTGGACACCTTCGGGTGAGGGCCGTTCCGACTGCGTTGCGGTGAGCTTGCCGCCTCGTTGAGCCGTCCGAGAGGCGGTCGGGGAGGCTTTGGTGCGGGTGCTTCAGGAGCATCAGGACGGGATCGTTCGCCGAGTGCAACTCGTCGATGACGAAGATGAGCCGGTCGGGTCGGCCTGCCGGTTCCTGGACCACTTGGCAGACCGGGGCTTCTCACCGAACACCTTGAGGGCCTACGCGTACGACCTGAAGTACCTGTTCACGTTTCTCAGCCAAGAAGACATGGACTGGCGGGACTTCAGCGCGCCGCACGCACTGCGGCTGTTGGCCTTTCTCCGACGCACGCCGTCTCGTCGCGCTGCCCAGCGGTTTGGACTGGCTGCGATCGCCGGCGGTCCGGACACACCGGGCAGGCTGCTGGCGCCTTCAACGGTGAACCGAATCCTGGCAGCTGTCTCCAGCTTCTACGAGCGATCGTCGCGGCGGAGTACGAGGGTGACGCCTCCCCGATGCAGACACGCCCCGATCCTGCGCTGGCCAGGGTGGCAGACCGCCATCAGCCGTTCATGGGGCGGGCCAGCCGTCAGCAGCCAGTTCGTCGGACGGTGACGGTCAAGCAGCCGCGGCGTCTGCCCCGGCCGATGGACGAGGCCGTGCTGGAGGAGTTCATCGGGAGTCTCAAGCGCTTCCGCGATCTGGCGATCTTCCTTCTCATGCTGGACGGTGGACTGCGGCCCGGCGAGGTCCTCTCGCTGCACGTTGCCGATATCTCCTACGGCCGGCGCCGGGTGACGATCCGCAAGAGGGACGACCACCCGCACGGAGTGCGGGGAAAGTCCCGCATGGAACGGATCGTCGATCTGCACGAGCCGCGGACGCTGGACGCGGTCAGCCGCTACGCCATGCACGAGCGGCCGTTGGAGGCTGTCAGCCCGTTCGTCTTCCTCATCGCAGGCAAGGGCGCCCGCAGACTGGAACCGCTTGGTTACGACGCCGTGGTGCGTCTCTTTTCCCGCCGCATGGCCAAACTCGGACTGCGCACGCCAGAGACGACTCCGCATGCGCTGAGACACACGCATGCCACTGCGATGTGGGAAGGCGGAATGCGGGAGCTTTCGCTTCAGAAGCGGCTCGGACACGCTTCGCCGGAGTCGACGAAGGTCTACACCCGGGTCTCCGACGAGGCGGTACTGGCGGACTACACCCGGGCGCTGGAGAACAACCGATGACTGTCCTTGCGCTTGCAGCGGTTCCCGAACCGCCACCTCGACGCGAACACGCCTCGCGGAGCGAGTACGAATCCTGGGTCCGTTCCACGTTCCCCGGAGCGAGGGGAACCGTCAGCTCGCGACTGTTCTTCTATAAACGCTTCGTCGAGCGGTGGCCTGACCTGGAGGAATGGTTCGCCGCCCCTTTGCTGGTCCGTCTGGACTTGGGCGCCGATGCGGCGGCTGGCCCTGGCATGCGTCGCGGGACTTCACACGAAGCGGGCTCCTACCTGGCCTACCTCGCGCTGACCCACGACATGCCGATGGACGCCGACTGGGTGCTTGCCCGAAACTTCGACAGCCTGTTTCACCCCCGTGTTGCTCCCGCGCTGGGGGTGGACCTAGACCTGCTGAACACCCTCGACCAACGTCAGCAACAACTCGGCTACCGAAGTGGAAGGTCAGCCCTGACCTGGGGAGTCGCTCGCCTCGTCCTCTGGAAGGGAGATCCGGACATCACCGCCATCACCCACCAGGACCTGGTCTCATTCAGCGAAGAGATCCGCCGATGGAGCTTGTTACCGGAAGCCGCTGTCATCCGGGCAGCCCATATCCACAGCACACGCCGTGTGCACGAACCGCCCGTACTCGTCAGCCAGTTCGAGAAAGCATCCCTGAGCCGATTGCACAGTCTGCACGTGCTCATGTTCAACACCGGCCAGATCAGCGAGCCACCATTTCACGGTCTGAAGACCCGCGAACTATGGCGCGAAGAACTCACCCCGGCCGACACCCCGCCCGCGGTCGCTGCACCGGTCAATCGCTGGCTGGCCGGACGCCTCCAGAGCACCGACCGGGCCGAATCCGTACGCAACGCTCGCGACGCCTTTCGCTACTTCCTTCGCTGGCTCGGCCAGAGTCATCCCGAGATGGCCAATCTCGCCGAGCTGACCCGGTCCCACGTCGAAAGCTGCCTCTCACACCTGCACCAGCGGATCAACCAACGTGCTGCAATTCTTCCGCGAGAGCAGTCAGTGGGGATGGACCGACGTCCCAGCCCGGCCTCTCCTCGGCCGCTCGGACCTGCCGAAACTTGCCATGCGGTTGCCCCGCTTCATCCCCAGGGACGAGCTGGGTCGGTTCATGCAGTCCATCGACGAACTGGACGACCCGCATCAACGGGCTGCCCTGCTCCTCTTGCGCTGGAGTGGAGCCCGCCGCGGCGAGATCGCCCGGCTGGCCCTTGACTGCCTGGACGCCTACCCCGATGGCTACCCCCGGCTTCGGATCCCGGTCGGCAAAACCTATACCGAGCGCATGATCCCCTTGCACCCCCAGGCGGCGGACGTCCTGCGCGAGCTGATCGATTCGGCCAAAGCCGCGAACGCCGCGGCCCGCCACGATGCATGGGCCCAACAGCCGGTTCGCTACGTGTTCATGCGACGAGGCAAGCCCATGGGTCGGCACTTCCTCTTCGAAGACGCCCTGGAGATCGCCTGCCGCAAGGCTGGACTCGTCGACGGCGACGGCAATCCCACCGTGACTGCCCACCGGTTTCGCCACACCGTCGGCACCCAGTTCGCCGAAGGGGGCGCCCAGATCCAGACCATCATGGCGGTCCTCGGGCACCGCAACGCGCAGATGTCGGCCACGTACTCCCACATCAGCGACCCCGTCCTGAAGGAGCAGTACCAGAAAGTCATTGCCGCCGGCGGACGGATCGCGGGACCTGCCACCGAGGAACTACTGAGCAGAAAGATCGGCGAAGACACCCTGAACTGGCTCAAGACCAACTTCTTCAAGACCGAGCTCGAACTCGGACACTGCCTGCGGGCATCCGCTGAAGGGCCCTGCGAGTGCGATCTCTATCTCCGTTGCTCGAAGTTCCTCACCACCAGTGAGTACGCCCCGCGCCTGCGGTCCCGGCTCACCCGCGAGCAGCAACTCGCCCAGGATGCCGTCGAGCGCGGCTGGCCCCGCGAGGTCGAGCGGCACAACGCCATCGCCGACCGGATCCGTGGCCTCCTCGCCGACCTTGGAGAGAGCGCAGCCCCTGGCCGCCCTGACAACCACTGCTGACCACGCACAATCGTCCCCATGGAATTCGAAGACCCGGAACTCATGGTCGATGCCTTCGCGATCGTCGGAGCCTTCAACATGGCCGACATGCAGCGATCGCGCCGGGCCCTGCTGTTCTGGCTCCACCCTGGCGAGTTGGACGGACGGACTGGCCGCCGCATGCGCGCATCCGCCGGGCAGTGGCCGCGTGAGCGGGATCGCCCCCGCGGGGCCCGCTGGAACTCCGCCGGGCAGTGGCCGCGTGAGCGGGATCGGTGACCACACCCTCCGCTCGATGCAGACGGCGTATCTCAGCCCAGTCCTCCACCTTCAGCACCCTCCAAATGATCAAGGGGGGTTAATTCTGCGGGACCACCAGGGGGTCAGTCACGACACAGCCGGGCGGGCCCCGGATGTACTCCTCCAGTGGTAGCCAGGGGCTTGATCCGCCCACGGCCGTATCGCAAATGCCATCTCCAGCCAGACGTTTCGCAGTCCGCTGCCGGCCACTCTGGTTGTACCGCCGCGGAACATCGGCTCAATGCCTGGGCCCGGCGGGAAGGACCCCAAGGTGCCGCACGCGATCCACGCGAACCCCCCGAGAGTGCCGCACCCCACACCACCCCGTCTGGAGCGTTTCTCTTGTTCACGCACGGCCTCCCCGACTACGACCCGTTCCTGCGCGCAGTCGCCTCCGTCGAGCACGGCCACGCCGCCTCCCTCACAGCCTCCCCTAATCACTCACGGCCGCTGAACTCCACCCGCATGCCCACCACGGACTGGACCCACGGCCTCAAGTCCCGGATCGGAGCGCCCGAACAGTGGTGGAGCGTCACGATGCCGATCACGACGACGGACGAACGGCCCGGCACACACACCTTCGTCATCTGGGCGATCACCGCTCAGGCCGCGCTTTCCTCCGCCGTCAACGTCGCTCGCTCGGACATAGCCAGCAAACGCCGACGCTACGCAACGATCGACACCAGTGCCGCAGTCATCACGCTCTGGAAAGGGTGAGTACCGCCCGCGCTCTCGTTGAAAGACGGTGCCAGGGCCCCCGGCTGCCGGAGGCCCTGGCACCGTCGCAGGTTCAGCACATGCACGCGGCACACCGGGCAATCAGGTGCGCCCCGCAGTCCCCCGCAGTGCCCCAAAGACGCGGGAAAGGCTGCCATCGGTCACGCGCAGAGCAACGGCCACCTCCAGCCGTGCGGGACCAGCGAGCGCCCGTTCGACCAGGCCCACGCCGATGGCACCCACAGGCTGGCCGGAGCTGTCGGCGACTGGGGCGGCGACGCTGGCCTCGCCCACGGCTGCTTCCTGTTCTTCCAGCGCATAGCCCGCTGGCGGACCTGCTCCAGCTCGCGCGCCATGCGGCCGGGGGCGTCGGTAAGCGAGGCAGGCTCGCCGGCGAGCAAGTGGTCGCGCAGCGCCTGGGGGCACATGCGCCACGATCGTCCTTCCCAGCGCACAGACGTTCCAGGGGATGGTGTGCCCACCTCCGAGATCTGAACAGACCCGCCGGGCGGGCAGGCATGGCGGGCCAACAGGGTCTGGTTACCCGCGAGTAAACCTACTCATGCCGCCTATCCCACGCGAGTGGCCAGCAGGTAGCCCACGCCAGAGCCCTGGTACGCAGTTCCTGGGTGCCCAGGTGGGCGTTGCCGAGCTGCACCAGGCCCGGGCCCCAGGCAGTCGTTGCCCGCCTCTGCATCCTGGATTCACAATTTTCCTCCCCCTCAAGGGTCCGCAGCAGTGCACGGGCGGTCGGCTTGGCAGGCTCTCGGCCAGGTCGGTCACGCCCAGCCTCGGCCCCATCGTGACGAGCTCCCGCAGGATGCGGACCGCTCGCTGCACCGATTGTTCTCAGGGGCTGTGTCCGCGTCGTTTTTAGTGGCGGGCTTGCGTATGCGGCGCCAGTGTGACCAGTGCAGAACACGGCTGGCCCGTGTGGGCCGACGGTGAGTGAGTCAGGTGTTCAGGCGTCTACTCTCGGCGAAGCTGAGGTGGATGGGCTGGGGAGGATCCGTTTCTGCTTTGTCGGCGTCGAGTTCGCGGACGAGCAGGACGGTGAGACAGGCGAGGGAGTTGTAGCCGATCACGGGCATGCACCTCTTGCGCTGGTCGGTGGTGACCTGCCGGTTGCTGTCTCCGGCCGTCCTGCCGACCGTGCGCCAGCCGTCAGCGATGTTGCCGAGTTTTTTGATGTCGGCGTGGACCAGTTCACCGGGTCGGGGTCATTCGTGGCAGCGGATCGGCTCGCCGCTGGGGCGGTCCATCCAGGCCAGCCGGTTCAGACCCTGCCGGGCAGGGGGGATCACGTGCACCGTCGAGGCGGGCAGGCCCAGAATTAGGCCGATCCGGGCCGGTCCCACGTTGCGCGCCTGCCGGATCTCGTAGACGCGGGCCTCCAGAGCCGATGAGGTGCGGTGCGGAGTGGTCCGGGGCCGGCTGGAGCGGTCAAACAGGTCTACCTCCCCCTCAGCCCGCCGCCCACTTGTGGGCCGTGGCCCGCGAGATACCCGTCTCGGCCGCAACATGCGCGACCCGGCGGCCTGAGCGGACACGTTGAACCAGCAGCCGCCTGCCGTGAACGGTCAGCCGGGCATTACGGTGGGACACGAAGACCTCCGTGTGCGATGCAGTCCTAGACAGCTCCACCACACCGGAGGTCTTCGCCATGATCAAGCCCGGCGACAGTCAACAACGCTCGTGATCAATACACCCAGGGCGGCGCTCAGCGCTGGCGCGGGACGAATGCCTCGGAGCAGCCCTTGCCGTGGTGCAGGCCGAGGCCTATCAGTGTCCGGGCCAGCGAGGCGTCGTCGTCGATCGCTGTCAGCTGATAGCCCTCGGTGGGGTGCGGGGCCAGGAGTGCCATGAGGTCGCGTGCGGGAACGAAGGCGGAGGGGGCGAGCCGGGTGTGGTGCAGCCACAGTCCTTCGCCCAGGTGCGCCACGGCGCACGGGGGAATCCGGCGGTCGTGCTCGTCAGTGGTGGTCGGATACCCCTGGAAAGAGGAGGCTTCCAGGACCAGGGCGAGGGTGGCGGGGAAGTCTGCCGCGGCGGCCAGTGCGTGGTCGACGGCGAGCAGGCCTTCCTGCCGGGCCCGTTCTGCGGTCGCCCACGCGCCTTCGGCGCGGTGGAGCTCTGCTTCGGCCTCCGACCGGGCGAGGAAACACGAGGTGAATCGGCGCAGGGCTTTGATGGGAAGTACGGGCGGGAGAGGCGCTGTCATCGGTTCGCTCCTGTCGGGGACCAGACTGGAAAGGCAGCCAGCGTGGGATGCGGGGCAGCACTGGCGAATGGTGCGGGTGGCAAGCAGCTGCTGCATCCCAGTCAGGTTGCCCGCCCGGCCCCGCGTGCCGCGTCCCGCTGGAGAAGGCATCTGAACCCCACCCAGGGAGTCAGGCAGCCGCGCAGTACATCCTGGGATGTACTGCGCCCCTCGCGGCGCGGCCCGACACCGAATGGCCGGGGCGCAGAAATGAACAACGCCGACGATAAGGGGCCGACAGTGCCCCACGGGCCGGAGCTGTGCCGTGCGCCTTGCGGCCGCAGCGGCCAACGGTCACTTTCCAGGGCCAGCTGGCTGGCTGGGCACCCGGCGCAGGGGCCATGCTGGCTGGTCGCGCAGGAGCTGGACGAAGGCCTGCTCTGCTGCGGAAAGCAGCCGGTCCCGGCGCCGCAGAAGAGTGATCGGGCGGGCCTGCGCAGCCTGTTCCACCTCAAGGAGTGCCAGCGTTCCCGACCGGACGTCGTCGGCGACGGCATGCTCGGAGATCAATGAGATGCCCAGGCCGGCCGCCACGCAGCGCTTGACCGCTTCCGGCCCCCACACCTCGGTCCACGACGCCTCGGTGAGACCCCAGCTCCCCAGGGTGCTCTCCTGCAGTTCTCGGGTCTGGGAGCCCGGCTCGCGCAGGATCAGGCGTTCACCGGCGAACATGTCGGCCGTGAGGGACGCGATCCCGGCCAGCGGATGGCCAGGGGCGGCGACCATCACGAGGCGTTCCTCGAGCACGGTCTCGGACACCAACCGCTGATCGGCCGGAGCGCCCGCGACCACCGCGATCCCGACGCCTCCGCTCAGCAGCTGCTCGATCACCGCCTTGTTGTTTCCGACGAAGATGTGGCCCTCGACGCTGGGATGGCGGGACCGGTAGGCGGCGAGCAGGTCGGGCAGGAGGTAGGTGCCCACCGTCGTCGACCCGCCGACCACAATGCGCCCCGTCTGCAGGCCGCTGAGCTGCTGGACCGCGGCGACAGCCTCCTCGGCCAGCAGAAAGACCCGCTTTCCGTACGTATCGAGCACCTGCCCCTCGGCCGTGGGCCGGATCCGCCCGCCGGAGCGGTCGATGAGCGTGGTGCGCAGCGACTCCTCCAGCCTGCGCACCTGGTTCGAGACCGAGGGCTGGCTCATGTACAGCTTCTGTGCGGCGGCCGAGAACCCCCGGTGCTCCACCACCTGCATGAAGATCCACAGTCGGTGCAGGTCGAGTTCCACGGGCTACTCCCGTTCATGCAGGGCCCTTCTAAGAGCCGTGATCTGGTTGTGCAACGAGCTTGATGCTAACTGTGTTCAGCATGAAGCAAAAGGGGCAATTTCACCACGACCGCTGGCGAGACTATGAGCGTCATAGCCGAGCAGCAGGTTCCAAGCTCGCTCTACCTGGTGTTACTTCTGGTGGACCCTTGAGGGGATCCGCAATCCCGGCCCCTCTTCACATGGCACCAGAGGGGCATTGATGACACCGCCAAGTCAGAACACAGGACAGAATAGCCGAACCGTTGTCAACGGGCGTGGTTACCCGTGGCCGGCCGCTCCGGTCGTCGTGATCTGCGTCGACGGCAGCGAGCCCGCTTACCACGAGCGCGCCATCGCCGACGGCAGGATGCCCTTCCTGGAAGGGATGCTCGGGACAGGCAGCGACCTGCGCGCCGAGTGCACGATGCCGTCGTTCACCAACCCCAACAATCTCTCCATAGCCACCGGCGTCCCTCCGGCGGTCCACGGCATCTGCGGCAACTACTTCTATGACGCGCAGGCCGGTGTCGAGGTCATGATGAACGACCCGGAGCTGCTGCGCGCGCCCACCCTGTTCGCCGAATTCTCCCAGCGTGGCGCAAAGGTCGCGGTGATCACCGCGAAGGACAAGCTGCGCCGTCTGCTCGGGCGCGGGCTGTCCGACGGCATCTGCTTCTCCGCCGAGAAGGCGGATCAACTCACGGTGGAGGCAAACGGCATCGACAAGGTGCTGGAGCGGGTCGGCATGGAGCTCCCCTCCGTGTACAGCGCCGAACTCAGCGAACTGGTCCTGGCCGCTGGCGTCGACGTGCTCGAGAACGAGCGGCCGGAACTGATCTACCTGTCGCTGACCGACTACATCCAGCACAAGCATGCGCCGGGCTCACGGGTAGCCAACGACTTCTACGCGATGATGGACGGCTACCTCGCCCGCCTCGACGCCCTCGGTGCTGTGGTGGTGGTCACCGCCGATCACGGCATGAACGCCAAGAGCAACGGCGACGGCACGCCCCAGGTGGTCTACCTCCAGGAGCTGCTGGACGGCCTGTCCGCCGGTCCGCTCGGCGAGGGCGCCGCGCGAGTCGTGCTGCCCATCACCGACCCTTACACGGTTCACCACGGCGCCCTGGGCTCCTACGCCACCGTCCACCTGCCCGAGGGAGCCGACGTCTCCGGGGTTGGGTCCGAGCTGTCGGCGCTCGAGGGCATCGTCGAGGTGATCACCCGGGAGGAGGCGTGCGAGCGCTTCGAGCTCCCCGGTGACCGCATCGGTGAGCTGGTGGTCATTGCCGACCGCAACACCGCGCTGGGTACCACCCCGGACCGGCACGACGTGTCCGGTTTCAAGGAGCCGCTGCGCTCCCACGGCGGCCTGACCGAGCAGCAGGTCCCCTTCCTGGTGAACCGCTCCGGCATCCGTCTTCCCAACGGACACCGGCTGCGCAACTTCGACTCGTACTGGGTCGGCACCGCGCTGGCCGCCGGCAAGCAGCCGCAGTACTGACCAGCTCCGCGGACGCCGACACCGACTCCCCCAGCGCGCGGGACACGGTCGCGTCCCCGCCGTCGGTGACTCCACTTCCGGCCCCCCTGCACCACCTGATGGACCCCTCGCACATCCCCCGTCACCACACACGACAGGCAAGGCCCCGCCATGACTCAGACATCGGAAAGACCACAGGGACTCACGACGAAGCAGATGCTGGCGGCCCATCCGGGCCTCGGCGGCTGGCGTGTCAAGGCCTTCGCCGCGACGTGGCTCGCCTATGCCACCTATTACTTCGTGCGCGAAGCACCCTCGGTCGCCCAGCTCGGCATCCTGGAGGAGGGCTCCGGGCTCGAGCACGTCCTCACCAAGCCGGTCTGGGGTGTTCTCGACACGCTTTACCTCGTCACCTACGCGATCGGCCAGTTCATCTGGGGCGCGTGCGCCGACCGGTTCGGTACCCGGATCGTGGTGATCGGCGGCATCATCACCTCGATCGGGGCGGCGCTCGTCATGGGCATCAGCCCCACTGTCGTGGCCTTCGGCGTCGCCATGACCGTGCTGGGCTTCGCCCAGTCCACCGGCTGGGCCCCGCTGTGCAAGAACGTCAGCAACTTCTTCACCGTGAAGGAACGCGGACGTGTCCTTGGCCTGTGGAGCACCAACTACGCCTTCGGCGGCCTGGCCTCCGTCCCCTTCCTCGGATGGCTTGCCTACGGCCTCTTCGACAGCTGGAAGGTGGCCTTCTTCGGCGGCGCCGCGGTCATGGGCATAGCCCTCCTCGTCTTCCTCGTCCTCCAGCGCAACAGCCCCGAAGCGGTCGGCCTGCCCAACATCAATGACGCCGAGCGCGGAACGGCGGCCCAGGCAAGTGACCAGGCCGCCACCGACAGGCCCCGGCCGGCCAAGGGCAGCACACTCAAGGCCCTGCGCGACCCGATGGTCCTCACCCTGGGCGCCGCCTACTTCCTGATCAAGCCGGCCCGCTACGCGATCCTCCTGTGGGGCCCGATCATCGTCAACGAGCGGCTCCCGCAGGTGGGCAAGGTTTCCGCAACGGCCATCACCATCGCCTTCGGCGTCGCCGGCTGCCTGGCCCCCTCGCTCATCGGTTTTGTCTCCGACAAGGTCTTCGGCTCCCGCCGGGTGCCGCCCGCCGTCCTCAGCCTGGTCCTGCTGACGATCGTCCTGGCCCTGTTCTCCCCGCTCACCGCCAGTGGCAGCGTCACCATGATGATCGTCGTCCTCGGATTCATGGGCCTGTCCGTCTACGCGGCCGACTCCATGATCTCCTGCACCGCCGCCGTCGACTTCGGCAAGTCCGACAGCGCAGGCACCGCAGCCGGCGTGGTCAACGGATGCGGATCGGTCGGCGCCATCTTCGGCGGCCTCCTGCCCGGCATCATCGGCGGCCACACCTACTTCTACCTCTTCGCCGGTGCAGCACTGCTGGCCGCCCTGATCATGCTCCCCCGCTGGAACCGGGTCCCGGTCGCAGCCTGAACCAAGCTCTCTGTGTCCTCAGGGCCGTGCACGGCCCTGAGGACACAGACTCACACCCGAAAGGGGCACCCATGCCCACCAACCACGCTGACACCGCCGTCATCGGCGGGGGCATTGTCGGACTCGCCCACGCCCTTGCGGCAGCCAAGCGCGGCGACCGGGTCGTCCTGTTCGAACGGGACGATTTCTCCGTCGGTGCGTCCATCCGCAACTTCGGACTGATCTGGCCGGTCGGCCAAAAGCGCGGCGCCATCTACCAACGGGCACTGCGGGCCCGCGAGATCTGGCTCGAAATCGCCGCCAAGACGGACCTGTGGTGTCCCCAGACCGGCTCCCTCCACCTGGTCCACCACCAGGACGAGGAAGCCGTCCTGGAGGAGTTCCTCGCCACCACGCCGGCCGCCCGTGACCAGGGATGCCGCATGGTGACCCCCGCAGAGGCCGAACAACTCGGCGCCGGAGTGAACACCGACGGCCTCAAGGCGGCCATGTGGAGCCCGACCGAGCTGAATGTGGACCCGCGCCGGGCCATCCCCACCGTCGCCCGCTACCTCGCCGACGAGTACGGCGTCGACGTACGCTTCGGAACCACCGTGCGCGGCATCAACCTGCCACACCTGGACACCACAGCCGGTATCTGGCACGCCGACCGCGTCTTCGTCTGCAGCGGCAACGACTTCGAGACCCTCTACCCCCACGTCTACTCCGCAGCAAACCTGACCCGCTGCAAGCTGCAGATGCTGCGCACGCCGCCGCAGCCGGGCAACTGGCAACTGGACGCCACCCTCTGCGCGGGGCTGACTCTCCTGCACTACGCGGCGTTCAAGCAGTGCACGTCACT
This window contains:
- a CDS encoding MFS transporter, with amino-acid sequence MTQTSERPQGLTTKQMLAAHPGLGGWRVKAFAATWLAYATYYFVREAPSVAQLGILEEGSGLEHVLTKPVWGVLDTLYLVTYAIGQFIWGACADRFGTRIVVIGGIITSIGAALVMGISPTVVAFGVAMTVLGFAQSTGWAPLCKNVSNFFTVKERGRVLGLWSTNYAFGGLASVPFLGWLAYGLFDSWKVAFFGGAAVMGIALLVFLVLQRNSPEAVGLPNINDAERGTAAQASDQAATDRPRPAKGSTLKALRDPMVLTLGAAYFLIKPARYAILLWGPIIVNERLPQVGKVSATAITIAFGVAGCLAPSLIGFVSDKVFGSRRVPPAVLSLVLLTIVLALFSPLTASGSVTMMIVVLGFMGLSVYAADSMISCTAAVDFGKSDSAGTAAGVVNGCGSVGAIFGGLLPGIIGGHTYFYLFAGAALLAALIMLPRWNRVPVAA
- a CDS encoding TIGR03364 family FAD-dependent oxidoreductase, translating into MPTNHADTAVIGGGIVGLAHALAAAKRGDRVVLFERDDFSVGASIRNFGLIWPVGQKRGAIYQRALRAREIWLEIAAKTDLWCPQTGSLHLVHHQDEEAVLEEFLATTPAARDQGCRMVTPAEAEQLGAGVNTDGLKAAMWSPTELNVDPRRAIPTVARYLADEYGVDVRFGTTVRGINLPHLDTTAGIWHADRVFVCSGNDFETLYPHVYSAANLTRCKLQMLRTPPQPGNWQLDATLCAGLTLLHYAAFKQCTSLSALSERMHEQFPFHGDNGIHVLLSQTADGALTIGDSHHYGKTHDPFESEAVSEAIMDYLKTFANAPDLSIAQRWTGYYPSAPRGATEVVVNPEPGVTVVNGLGGAGMTLSFGLGEENLAA